The following proteins are co-located in the bacterium genome:
- a CDS encoding ATP-binding protein produces MLYVLAREHLHIVSTTALEHSVDVEILEPTRKILTTEHLVQGDHGRILILVLKNLITNAQRAISRKAAAMPEELREAYLAQTRVVVRFTEDGFEVEDQGDGIAPEVAERLFERGVTEGMGQGLGMFTLRRILDKFGMHLHGESTFGQGTVFKVTLTPAVVTDISPVAQQHHARLQEIHSDVLKTMFVGETAAETGEAMDKVLAAEKAAMLLVEKVEPQVAVQQRLDDLSVDFEELQFQHQKADEIITAMQQALRRHDMQIGIERGEVQNVLADNIFWQFRTQDLTITAFKVKYVSHEEHILSIRDRKSGEVIGHANIQRYNEKSESCSLKFTVYPAHRQPERTQNVSDLLLKIIKESGLLYKQSTVREVSFIKSQDPGMAEEWDRTQAFLKKNGYNILNQNAAQFRFIEKKIGKRFDLMTNILAFTGWTALTLGYAALLLQGNGGWFAQGWLAIFSTGVLLFGTRSISGLLGAEVINLSRRFIRPGRLVVNQLLQEQISLQFDRQVDFEMLDQIDRRFAQTTSDTVYFAKWLVQDINWRSAPTRMQQIGLAALQGVNRLLRMLLLPHVLAQEQMRVAGKSDRAIYLNPFMPLYYYFAQILESFRVMAFKLRIRFSADYRKVIPEQKNIPEGISTSTKIKTLPEEFREENILHTKSGIRMNEGLLIRPSRLLQRWRLPRLMWMLILSFGFSVLDRIALVMKLRVAVNQINHENAGRFFNTMKRRYFPHNDIESQAFRPDMIVEETFLGQAGLMDVVAGKYRELPDGRVALAVYQPLLAALTSDNKQSRLMQWRQKMAFELLRHMLRYRSAQYYRTTLAQRMANQVRVGFWQWGERQPARLGRWLHRGLQMLTPTGYLNRVQAELARQHADLDRSAQLAEMLQDQTTAIARAYHTMSRNPNHRTRLHFTKTVIQWISRVNNVRQRSVELQYFSQLVRNMRAIKSAPVAEWTGLRRKLTAPNKPVLYVPVEVLSYRHTAGTLLDLLRPMPYKIREVFKKPFAPKRIRTSPAGAA; encoded by the coding sequence ATGCTTTATGTGCTGGCCCGGGAACATCTGCATATTGTGAGCACCACTGCTTTGGAACATTCCGTGGATGTTGAGATTTTGGAACCTACTCGAAAAATCCTTACGACAGAACATCTGGTGCAAGGTGATCACGGCCGGATACTGATATTGGTTTTGAAAAATCTGATCACCAATGCGCAGCGCGCCATTAGCCGCAAAGCCGCCGCCATGCCGGAGGAATTGCGCGAAGCCTATCTGGCTCAGACGCGTGTGGTGGTACGGTTTACTGAAGATGGTTTTGAAGTCGAAGACCAAGGTGACGGCATTGCGCCGGAAGTGGCGGAACGTCTTTTTGAACGGGGCGTCACTGAAGGTATGGGCCAGGGATTGGGTATGTTCACTCTGCGCCGGATACTGGATAAATTCGGCATGCATCTTCACGGTGAATCAACGTTCGGTCAGGGAACGGTATTCAAAGTAACCCTGACCCCGGCAGTTGTTACAGATATTTCGCCGGTGGCCCAACAGCATCATGCGCGTTTGCAGGAAATTCATTCGGATGTCTTAAAAACCATGTTTGTCGGGGAAACCGCAGCTGAGACCGGGGAAGCCATGGATAAGGTGCTGGCAGCTGAAAAGGCGGCAATGCTACTTGTAGAAAAAGTCGAACCGCAAGTTGCTGTGCAGCAACGGTTGGATGACCTATCAGTTGATTTCGAAGAACTTCAGTTTCAACATCAGAAGGCGGATGAAATCATTACGGCCATGCAGCAGGCATTACGCAGGCACGATATGCAGATTGGGATAGAGCGGGGTGAAGTGCAAAATGTATTAGCTGATAATATTTTTTGGCAGTTTCGCACACAGGATTTAACTATCACGGCTTTTAAAGTTAAATATGTTTCACACGAGGAGCATATTCTCTCCATTCGTGACCGGAAATCAGGCGAAGTGATAGGCCATGCCAATATCCAGCGCTACAATGAGAAGTCCGAATCGTGTTCACTTAAATTTACCGTCTATCCGGCACATCGCCAACCCGAAAGAACGCAAAATGTTTCAGATCTGCTGCTCAAGATAATTAAGGAATCAGGGTTGCTTTATAAACAATCTACTGTCCGGGAAGTGAGTTTTATTAAATCTCAGGATCCGGGAATGGCAGAGGAATGGGATCGTACCCAGGCTTTTTTGAAGAAAAATGGGTATAATATATTGAATCAAAATGCCGCCCAATTCAGGTTTATTGAAAAAAAGATTGGGAAACGTTTTGATTTGATGACGAATATCCTGGCGTTTACCGGGTGGACCGCGCTGACGTTGGGGTATGCCGCGTTATTACTGCAAGGCAATGGCGGTTGGTTTGCCCAGGGATGGCTGGCGATATTCAGCACAGGTGTCCTGCTCTTTGGGACGCGCAGCATCAGTGGTTTATTAGGTGCTGAAGTGATCAACCTGAGCCGTCGTTTTATTCGACCTGGACGGTTGGTGGTGAATCAGCTGCTGCAAGAACAAATCAGTCTCCAATTTGATCGGCAGGTTGATTTTGAGATGCTGGATCAGATTGACAGGCGTTTTGCGCAAACCACCTCGGACACGGTTTATTTTGCCAAGTGGCTGGTTCAGGATATCAACTGGCGAAGCGCGCCCACACGGATGCAACAGATTGGATTGGCCGCGTTGCAGGGTGTGAACCGTTTGCTGCGCATGCTGCTGTTGCCGCATGTATTGGCTCAGGAGCAGATGCGGGTTGCGGGCAAAAGTGATCGTGCGATTTATCTTAATCCTTTTATGCCCCTGTATTACTATTTTGCCCAGATCCTCGAATCTTTCCGCGTGATGGCTTTCAAACTCCGCATCCGATTTAGTGCTGATTACCGTAAAGTTATTCCAGAACAAAAAAACATCCCGGAGGGGATAAGTACAAGTACGAAGATAAAAACGCTTCCGGAAGAATTTAGAGAAGAAAATATTTTACACACAAAATCCGGTATTCGTATGAATGAAGGTCTGTTGATCCGGCCCTCGCGTTTGCTCCAACGCTGGCGTTTACCGCGGTTGATGTGGATGCTGATACTCTCTTTCGGATTTTCTGTGCTGGATCGTATCGCGCTGGTAATGAAATTAAGAGTCGCTGTGAATCAAATAAATCATGAAAATGCAGGACGTTTTTTTAATACAATGAAACGGCGCTATTTCCCTCACAATGATATTGAGTCGCAAGCTTTTCGACCTGACATGATTGTTGAAGAGACCTTTTTGGGTCAAGCCGGTTTGATGGACGTTGTCGCCGGAAAGTACCGGGAATTACCGGATGGCCGTGTTGCATTGGCTGTATACCAACCATTGCTGGCGGCACTCACATCTGATAACAAGCAATCCAGACTGATGCAATGGCGGCAGAAAATGGCTTTTGAATTGCTCCGGCACATGCTGCGTTACCGCAGCGCACAGTATTATCGCACCACACTGGCTCAGCGCATGGCAAACCAGGTGCGTGTCGGATTTTGGCAATGGGGAGAACGCCAACCGGCCCGCCTCGGCAGATGGCTGCACCGCGGACTACAGATGCTCACTCCAACAGGATATTTGAACCGGGTGCAGGCTGAATTGGCTCGGCAGCATGCCGACCTGGACCGCAGTGCACAATTGGCGGAGATGCTGCAAGATCAGACCACGGCAATTGCCCGCGCCTATCATACGATGTCACGTAATCCCAACCACCGGACGCGGTTGCATTTTACCAAGACAGTCATTCAATGGATCAGCCGGGTCAACAATGTCCGGCAGAGAAGTGTTGAGTTGCAATACTTCTCACAATTGGTCAGGAATATGCGTGCCATCAAGAGTGCCCCCGTTGCCGAATGGACCGGATTGCGCAGAAAACTGACAGCACCCAATAAACCGGTGCTTTATGTTCCGGTGGAGGTGCTGAGTTACAGGCACACGGCCGGGACGCTGCTTGATCTGCTCAGGCCCATGCCCTATAAAATTAGAGAAGTGTTTAAAAAACCATTTGCGCCCAAGCGGATCCGCACATCACCGGCCGGCGCCGCCTAG
- a CDS encoding response regulator → MAAMGRKFKILIVEDEPDIMELIDVTLDSDDYELMKATDGEQGLNMGMTASPDLIVLDIMLPKMDGYEICRRLKGDRRTAGIPVVMLTAFGQKREIEEGYKVKADDYIVKPFEPVKLRQRIKKFLVAQPSA, encoded by the coding sequence ATGGCGGCAATGGGGAGAAAATTTAAAATTTTGATTGTTGAAGATGAGCCCGATATTATGGAGTTGATTGACGTGACCCTTGATTCTGATGATTATGAATTGATGAAAGCGACGGACGGAGAGCAAGGGTTGAATATGGGCATGACCGCGTCCCCTGATCTGATTGTACTGGACATCATGCTTCCGAAAATGGATGGGTATGAAATATGTCGCCGTTTAAAGGGCGATCGCAGAACAGCTGGAATTCCGGTGGTGATGCTTACCGCCTTTGGCCAGAAGCGGGAGATTGAAGAAGGCTATAAAGTCAAGGCGGATGATTATATTGTCAAACCATTTGAACCTGTAAAACTTCGGCAGCGGATTAAAAAATTTCTTGTTGCCCAACCATCTGCTTGA
- the rsmD gene encoding 16S rRNA (guanine(966)-N(2))-methyltransferase RsmD — protein sequence MRIIAGQYKGKILQSPSGLDSRPTLTRIRESLFNILMPRFPGGDFLDMYAGTGSIGLEAVSRGAASVVLVEQDHVIVKTLEKNAGALQESRTVIHVRRNDAWLEAGRLIAHHREFDIVFMDPPYQQSEIARWETGIQLGRLLKPDGRLILQHSRHLPVPEPWAGCKRLQTRFYGKTALSFFAVSTPIETRGD from the coding sequence ATGCGTATTATTGCCGGTCAATATAAAGGGAAAATATTGCAATCCCCATCCGGTTTGGACAGTCGTCCGACATTGACCAGGATTCGTGAGTCCCTCTTTAATATTTTAATGCCGCGTTTCCCCGGGGGGGATTTTCTTGATATGTATGCCGGTACCGGCAGCATCGGTTTGGAAGCTGTCAGCCGGGGCGCTGCAAGCGTTGTTTTGGTTGAACAAGACCACGTGATTGTGAAAACTCTGGAAAAAAATGCCGGTGCACTTCAGGAATCCCGAACAGTTATTCATGTGCGGCGCAATGATGCGTGGCTGGAAGCCGGCCGGTTGATTGCGCATCATCGGGAATTTGATATTGTGTTTATGGATCCGCCGTATCAGCAGTCTGAAATTGCCCGCTGGGAAACAGGCATACAGCTTGGCCGGTTGCTCAAACCGGACGGTCGGCTGATTCTTCAGCATAGCAGGCATTTGCCGGTTCCGGAACCATGGGCCGGATGTAAACGCCTGCAAACGCGTTTTTACGGGAAAACCGCGTTAAGTTTTTTTGCGGTGTCAACACCGATTGAAACAAGAGGGGATTAA
- a CDS encoding HEAT repeat domain-containing protein produces the protein MKCLTMLVMTLFLLTGAGMPPGSAGALEKKMTAVEKLAKKMSKSVEYKRMLLLEKLSAMNTEESRGLIIQTMLEDRSKPVRRTAQRLLFGLDDPRIAGQIHAGLRAEKRKIRLAAVDVAGIVRDPEMANKLIAAAAAYPKDTELILLVMESLRELVYRMEPPKDFEVQVHPFLDHRHRKIRQTAVLVLSVMGRPASLQPLMAVWPKAGKKTKVHLIDAFSNMGRIAPVPLLLGVLQEKDKRLMMHALYALAQIQSFSTVPDIHRLLQTHQDPRVRMACLYALVEIPDPKSIPVILDVMESQDPTVLHWGTYALAQLGATSAGPKLLEKLDHPSNLVRATAVMALGELGVLQAKEPLRSLITNQDEASEVKVAAARALIKLGDSQGADVLWQELQSLEVPLDSRLAYAVAIGAIAKPEMKAAVFKDLTSSQFTRAFTAALILGVMGDPSGRVKLITALEHGYSDIRRFAIIGLEGILDDKSIRALADTANDDRDPLVRILCAAGLVKAGYKDFRQVLWHTLDTRDEDIRSEVIAGLGRSADDEILYQLKWYLKREPSIPVRQTIQRVIRENRDR, from the coding sequence ATGAAGTGTTTAACGATGTTGGTAATGACACTGTTTCTTTTGACAGGGGCCGGCATGCCGCCCGGATCGGCAGGGGCGTTGGAAAAAAAAATGACTGCGGTTGAAAAGCTCGCCAAGAAAATGAGCAAGAGTGTGGAATATAAACGGATGCTCCTTTTAGAAAAATTATCCGCCATGAATACCGAGGAATCACGCGGACTGATTATACAGACCATGCTGGAAGATAGATCCAAACCTGTACGGCGTACGGCACAGCGGCTCTTGTTCGGGTTGGATGATCCGCGTATTGCCGGGCAGATACATGCGGGACTGCGTGCTGAAAAACGCAAGATACGGTTGGCGGCGGTTGATGTGGCCGGGATTGTGCGCGATCCTGAAATGGCCAATAAGTTGATTGCGGCGGCAGCGGCCTATCCGAAGGACACGGAATTAATTTTGTTGGTTATGGAGTCGTTGCGTGAATTGGTTTACCGCATGGAACCTCCCAAGGATTTTGAAGTACAAGTGCATCCTTTTCTGGATCACCGTCATCGGAAAATTCGGCAGACCGCCGTATTGGTTCTTTCGGTCATGGGCCGGCCGGCCAGCTTGCAGCCTCTCATGGCAGTATGGCCGAAGGCCGGGAAAAAAACCAAAGTTCATTTAATTGATGCGTTTTCCAATATGGGGCGCATTGCTCCGGTCCCGCTGCTACTCGGCGTTTTACAGGAAAAGGATAAACGCCTGATGATGCATGCGCTTTATGCACTCGCGCAGATTCAGTCTTTTTCAACTGTCCCGGATATTCATCGGCTTTTACAGACACACCAGGACCCGCGGGTTCGCATGGCTTGTTTATATGCATTGGTGGAAATACCGGATCCGAAAAGTATTCCGGTTATACTCGATGTGATGGAGAGTCAGGATCCGACTGTATTGCACTGGGGAACGTATGCGCTGGCCCAACTCGGCGCAACGTCTGCCGGGCCAAAACTGCTGGAAAAATTGGACCATCCATCCAATCTGGTCCGCGCGACGGCTGTCATGGCACTGGGAGAATTAGGTGTTTTGCAGGCTAAAGAACCGCTTCGCAGCCTGATTACCAATCAAGATGAGGCGTCTGAAGTCAAGGTTGCTGCGGCGCGTGCACTGATTAAATTGGGAGATTCTCAGGGTGCGGATGTTTTATGGCAGGAGCTCCAAAGTCTTGAAGTACCGTTGGATTCCCGTCTGGCGTATGCAGTGGCTATTGGTGCCATCGCTAAGCCGGAGATGAAGGCGGCGGTTTTCAAAGACCTGACATCATCCCAGTTTACGCGGGCATTTACGGCTGCACTGATTTTGGGTGTGATGGGAGATCCGAGTGGTCGGGTAAAACTTATCACAGCACTGGAACATGGTTATTCCGATATTCGACGCTTTGCGATTATCGGCTTGGAAGGTATTTTGGACGATAAAAGCATTCGCGCGCTGGCAGATACAGCCAATGATGACCGGGACCCTTTGGTGAGAATTTTATGCGCTGCCGGTTTGGTGAAGGCGGGATACAAAGATTTCCGGCAGGTTTTGTGGCATACGCTGGATACCCGGGATGAGGATATTCGCTCGGAAGTCATCGCAGGGTTGGGGCGATCTGCGGACGACGAGATTCTCTATCAATTGAAATGGTATCTTAAACGCGAACCTTCTATCCCGGTACGTCAAACCATTCAGCGGGTTATTCGGGAAAACCGGGATCGATAG
- the secD gene encoding protein translocase subunit SecD — MRLRQWLTALTVVLVIASIWAVYPPFDVKDTEGGLVKKGKIHLGLDLQGGMYLKMEVDTKELPGDVDINEARDRAIEVLRNRVDALGVTEPLITREGQDWIVVQLPGIKDPERAVKIIGQTALLEFKLVDDTHSLTDMMDADGNTVAAKVPEGVQIISGRDGELFVMESKRLMTGSSLTDAKVQMDGYGRPIVSFKMDNAGGKKFAGITGSNVNRRLGIILDNRVYSAPVIKSRIGGGSGIIEGQFQLQEAKDLALVLRAGALPAPVTIINKYVVGPTLGRDSIEKGKLSWIVGVIMVVLFMIIYYRSSGIIADVALVLNFLFLLALLAAIQATLTMPGIAAIILTMGMSVDANVLIFERIREELKGGKTVRAAIDSGYAKALWTIIDANVTTLITAFILYQFGTGPIKGFGVTLLCGIGISLFTALVVTKLMFDSRKHYKKLSI; from the coding sequence ATGCGTTTACGCCAATGGTTAACCGCCCTGACAGTTGTGCTGGTGATTGCCAGCATCTGGGCTGTTTATCCGCCTTTTGATGTTAAGGATACTGAGGGTGGTTTGGTAAAAAAAGGAAAGATTCATCTTGGTTTGGATCTGCAAGGCGGGATGTATCTCAAGATGGAAGTAGATACAAAAGAGCTGCCTGGGGATGTTGATATTAATGAGGCCCGAGACCGTGCTATCGAAGTTTTGCGTAACCGGGTGGATGCATTGGGTGTTACGGAACCACTGATTACACGTGAAGGTCAAGACTGGATTGTGGTACAGCTGCCCGGAATCAAAGATCCGGAACGCGCGGTTAAAATTATCGGCCAAACTGCATTACTGGAATTCAAACTGGTGGATGACACCCATAGTCTTACGGATATGATGGATGCGGATGGCAATACGGTGGCAGCTAAAGTTCCTGAGGGGGTCCAGATTATCTCTGGACGGGATGGCGAACTTTTTGTCATGGAATCCAAGCGCTTAATGACAGGCTCGAGTCTGACCGACGCGAAAGTCCAGATGGATGGATACGGCCGTCCGATTGTTTCATTCAAAATGGACAACGCGGGTGGAAAGAAATTTGCCGGGATTACCGGCAGCAATGTCAATCGTCGTCTGGGAATTATTCTTGACAACCGGGTCTATTCGGCGCCTGTGATTAAATCACGCATTGGCGGCGGGAGCGGCATCATTGAAGGTCAATTCCAACTCCAGGAAGCCAAGGATTTGGCACTGGTACTCCGCGCGGGTGCACTGCCTGCGCCGGTTACGATCATCAATAAATATGTTGTCGGCCCGACGCTTGGCCGCGACTCCATTGAAAAAGGGAAATTATCCTGGATCGTGGGCGTTATTATGGTTGTGCTGTTTATGATTATTTACTACCGGTCTTCCGGTATTATTGCCGATGTGGCATTGGTGCTCAACTTTCTTTTTCTATTGGCGCTTCTGGCCGCCATCCAGGCCACACTAACCATGCCGGGCATTGCCGCAATTATTTTAACCATGGGTATGTCCGTGGATGCGAATGTGCTTATTTTTGAGAGGATTCGTGAAGAACTAAAAGGCGGTAAGACCGTGCGTGCAGCCATTGACTCCGGTTACGCCAAGGCGCTTTGGACCATTATCGACGCCAATGTGACAACTTTGATTACAGCGTTTATTTTGTATCAGTTTGGTACCGGACCGATCAAGGGTTTTGGTGTAACCTTGCTTTGCGGTATTGGTATTTCGTTGTTTACCGCCTTGGTGGTAACCAAGCTTATGTTTGATTCACGTAAGCACTATAAAAAATTATCCATTTAG
- the secF gene encoding protein translocase subunit SecF, with protein MFQIIRDTHIDFMRVRRSAFLISIMLLGIGIFAFIQILGNRANMGVDFSGGTSMEIEFEKAIGSERLREALRHPDFQDVNQQFIREAGRYKYMLRVFAPKLPTERVSTQVLEVLKEKILDNPVTLLASEDVGPSISAHLRQQAIYAIFWAVIMILLYIWWRFDFRFAVAATFTTFHDVIGILGIFVLMKYEVSWILITALLTVAGYSLNDTIVVFDRIRENMRHRRKEDMLTIINSSINETLSRTIITSGTTFLVVLSLFILGGEVIHAFSLALMMGIVIGTFSSIFVASSILAEWHTRDPLPR; from the coding sequence ATGTTTCAAATTATTCGAGATACTCATATTGATTTTATGCGCGTACGTCGCAGTGCTTTTTTAATTTCCATTATGTTGTTGGGAATTGGTATTTTTGCATTTATTCAAATTTTAGGAAATCGTGCCAATATGGGTGTGGATTTTTCCGGCGGTACCAGCATGGAAATTGAATTTGAGAAAGCCATCGGGTCGGAGCGGCTGCGTGAGGCGTTGCGGCATCCGGATTTTCAGGATGTGAATCAGCAATTTATCCGTGAGGCGGGACGGTATAAATATATGTTGCGCGTTTTTGCTCCCAAGCTGCCAACCGAGCGGGTCAGTACACAGGTGCTGGAGGTTCTCAAGGAGAAAATCTTGGATAATCCTGTGACGCTGCTGGCTTCGGAAGATGTCGGGCCTTCTATTTCCGCTCATCTTCGTCAGCAGGCGATTTATGCAATTTTTTGGGCAGTGATTATGATTTTGCTCTATATTTGGTGGCGGTTTGATTTTCGGTTTGCCGTTGCGGCAACCTTTACAACGTTTCATGATGTTATTGGTATTCTGGGTATTTTTGTTCTGATGAAGTATGAGGTGAGCTGGATTTTAATTACCGCACTTTTAACGGTGGCAGGGTATTCGCTCAATGACACCATTGTTGTGTTTGATCGTATTCGGGAGAATATGCGTCATCGCCGCAAAGAGGATATGTTGACGATTATCAATTCCAGTATTAATGAAACTTTGTCACGGACCATTATTACTTCAGGGACCACTTTTTTGGTGGTGCTCTCACTTTTTATTCTTGGCGGTGAAGTGATACATGCATTTTCTTTGGCCCTGATGATGGGTATTGTTATCGGTACATTTTCCTCGATTTTTGTAGCTTCAAGCATCTTGGCGGAATGGCATACGCGAGATCCTTTGCCTCGGTAA
- a CDS encoding DUF2079 domain-containing protein produces the protein MIKKKITLPVINEKIILGSLVGIYTLLYFFYNLFRHDSFNSFAVDLSVYLQGLSHAALFAPILGKSLLADHFSPILYMLFPVFKFLSFPELLFLIQAILIAGAAVPLYRIARKFELAVWPALMMVFIYLNYIYTQNIVFSDFHVENFMPLLLFLLVDFYLSGFGRPYWVMLALCLTIKEDMGFYLFAIALAGGILKRGQRLPLLITAGVTLLVGIVSLMVLLPAHHGVYPYFSHWSQFGKGLFGIVGGAFSQPVVSLAVFFKAQFFQMIFSMALLPFFSGWGLIVLVPLWVQLASSHLPQANLELYYAAPILPFLFIAIIAGWRKVSQLFASSPDRNRILMGLGLFLVVFNFSWITPLRVTPEHKAIQQLLDKIPAKGKVLAQANIAPHIQKQNRVKVLGVNPFNQDLPHFVIFHMKGNIWPFSRTNYLRALDQMRMDTRYRTWKEESGILIFLKKPKDTPPADSK, from the coding sequence TTGATCAAGAAGAAAATCACCCTTCCTGTTATCAATGAAAAAATTATCCTGGGTTCTTTAGTCGGCATTTATACATTGCTTTATTTTTTTTACAATTTATTCCGTCACGACAGTTTTAATTCGTTCGCCGTGGATCTTTCCGTCTACCTGCAAGGACTTTCACATGCTGCGCTTTTTGCGCCCATACTTGGGAAAAGCCTTTTAGCAGATCATTTTTCTCCGATTTTATATATGCTTTTTCCAGTGTTTAAATTTCTTTCGTTTCCCGAATTGCTTTTTTTAATTCAAGCGATTTTAATTGCAGGTGCGGCAGTGCCGTTGTACCGGATTGCCAGGAAGTTTGAACTCGCCGTCTGGCCGGCATTGATGATGGTGTTTATTTATTTAAACTATATTTATACTCAAAATATAGTGTTCTCGGATTTTCATGTAGAAAATTTCATGCCGTTGCTTTTGTTTTTATTGGTCGATTTTTATCTGTCGGGATTTGGCCGGCCGTATTGGGTCATGTTGGCGCTTTGTTTGACAATCAAGGAGGATATGGGTTTTTATCTTTTTGCCATCGCTTTGGCAGGCGGGATATTGAAGCGCGGCCAGCGACTGCCGCTGTTGATAACCGCCGGTGTTACATTGCTGGTCGGGATTGTTTCGCTGATGGTTTTATTGCCGGCCCATCATGGCGTTTACCCCTATTTTTCTCATTGGTCCCAGTTTGGCAAGGGTCTTTTTGGCATTGTGGGGGGCGCCTTTAGCCAGCCGGTCGTATCGCTGGCAGTGTTTTTTAAGGCCCAGTTTTTTCAGATGATTTTTTCCATGGCACTGCTGCCGTTTTTTTCCGGGTGGGGATTAATAGTGTTGGTTCCGCTCTGGGTCCAATTGGCATCCTCGCATTTACCCCAGGCTAATTTGGAACTCTATTATGCAGCGCCGATTTTGCCATTCTTGTTTATTGCGATAATTGCCGGTTGGCGTAAAGTGTCGCAATTGTTTGCCAGCAGCCCGGATCGGAACCGGATTTTGATGGGATTGGGGCTTTTTCTTGTGGTGTTTAATTTTTCCTGGATAACACCGTTGCGTGTGACACCGGAACATAAAGCAATTCAGCAATTGTTGGATAAAATTCCTGCCAAAGGGAAGGTGCTGGCACAGGCAAACATCGCGCCGCATATACAGAAACAGAACCGGGTTAAAGTGCTGGGGGTCAATCCGTTTAACCAGGACCTGCCGCATTTTGTTATTTTTCATATGAAGGGTAATATATGGCCTTTTTCCCGAACCAATTATTTGCGCGCACTCGACCAAATGCGTATGGATACACGTTATCGCACCTGGAAAGAAGAATCAGGTATTTTGATTTTTCTTAAGAAACCTAAAGATACCCCCCCGGCAGATTCGAAATAA
- a CDS encoding DUF2914 domain-containing protein, with protein MKKGMWVMAVVLTALLAINAQAVETKAVGAETKAAGAEAKAAGAEAKAAGAETKVTGAMEASVQSGIQVVEGVIATGIEARQPVGENTSFSKDVVKVYCWTKISGVTDPVQVIHRWKKGEQVMAEVSLGVGGSPWRIYSSKNIMPEWTGTWSVDVVVGEKVIKTLEFMIAE; from the coding sequence ATGAAAAAAGGGATGTGGGTAATGGCAGTGGTACTGACAGCTTTGCTGGCTATTAATGCGCAGGCAGTGGAGACCAAGGCCGTTGGAGCGGAGACCAAGGCCGCCGGAGCGGAGGCCAAGGCCGCCGGAGCGGAGGCCAAGGCCGCCGGAGCGGAGACCAAAGTTACCGGAGCAATGGAGGCATCCGTGCAATCCGGCATACAGGTGGTTGAAGGCGTGATTGCAACGGGTATTGAAGCGCGTCAACCAGTCGGTGAGAATACATCCTTTTCCAAGGATGTCGTGAAGGTTTATTGTTGGACAAAAATTTCAGGTGTTACTGATCCGGTCCAGGTTATTCACCGCTGGAAAAAAGGGGAGCAAGTGATGGCGGAAGTCTCTTTAGGAGTAGGTGGATCGCCATGGCGTATTTATAGCTCAAAAAATATTATGCCTGAATGGACAGGCACCTGGTCCGTCGATGTTGTTGTGGGCGAGAAAGTGATTAAAACCCTGGAATTTATGATCGCGGAATAA
- a CDS encoding PilZ domain-containing protein, which yields MGLERKFARVDMNYPVICVFTDNDLGKDIKATGYVNDLSLGGMKVRVPIPPELHNATSLVYSLTLPEPFHTLTGQGAIVWQDKNTAENMLYFGMSFSALSVNDRRTLLAIINELVEP from the coding sequence ATGGGTCTTGAAAGAAAATTCGCCAGAGTGGACATGAATTATCCGGTTATCTGTGTTTTTACGGATAACGACCTGGGCAAAGACATCAAAGCAACCGGATACGTCAATGATTTAAGCCTGGGAGGCATGAAAGTACGCGTACCGATCCCGCCTGAACTGCACAACGCCACATCCTTAGTTTACTCCCTCACGCTTCCAGAACCGTTTCACACCCTCACCGGCCAAGGCGCCATTGTCTGGCAGGATAAAAACACAGCGGAAAACATGCTCTATTTTGGAATGTCGTTCTCCGCCCTTTCTGTAAATGACCGCCGGACATTGCTGGCCATCATTAATGAACTTGTTGAGCCGTAG